Proteins encoded in a region of the Ranitomeya imitator isolate aRanImi1 chromosome 9, aRanImi1.pri, whole genome shotgun sequence genome:
- the LOC138648584 gene encoding collagen alpha-5(IV) chain-like has product MQGGGLPMPGVGLPMQVGCPPMLDRGLPMPDVCLPMQDGGQPMPVGGLTMQNGSLLMFDGGLTMHYGALPMPDGDIPMQDGGLPMLEGGLPMQDEGLPMPDGGLTMQDRGLPMQDEGLPMPDGGLTMQDGGLPMQDEGLPMQNGGLPIQDGGLAMQDRGLPMPDGGLPMPDGGHTIQDGGLPMPDGGLPMPDGGLPMHFGGLTIQNGGLPMQDGGLPILEGGLPMQDRGLPIQDGGLPMPDGGLPMPDGGHTIQDGGLPMPDGGLPMPDGGLPMHFGGLTIQNGGLPMLDGGLPMLEGGLPMQEGGLPMQDRGLPIQDGGLPMPDEVYLCRLEDRGLPIQDGGLPMPDGGLPMQDGDLPMPDGGLPMQDGGLPIQDGGLPMPDGGLPMQDGSLPMQDGGLPMQDGGLPMPDGGLPMQDGGLPMPDGGLPMQDGGLPIQDGGPPMLDGGLPMQDGGLPMTDGGLPMQDGGLPMPDGGLPMQDRGLPIQDGGPPMPDGGPPMPDGGLPMQDGGLPMPDGGLPMQVGGLPMQVGGLSMLSCSLDCNILLSLPFNTISQYSVYCLGCHGN; this is encoded by the exons ATGCAGGGTGGAGGTCTACCTATGCCCGGTGTAGGTCTACCTATGCAGGTTGGATGTCCACCTATGCTGGACAGAGGTCTACCTATGCCAGATGTCTGTTTACCCATGCAGGATGGAGGTCAACCTATGCCGGTTGGAGGTCTAACTATGCAGAATGGAAGTCTACTAATGTTTGATGGAGGTCTTACTATGCATTATGGAGCTCTACCTATGCCGGATGGAGATATACCTATGCAGGATGGAGGTCTACCAATGTTGGAAGGAGGTCTACCTATGCAGGATGAAGGTCTCCCTATGCCGGATGGAGGTCTTACTATGCAGGATAGAGGTTTACCTATGCAGGATGAAGGTCTCCCTATGCCGGATGGAGGTCTTACTATGCAGGATGGAGGTCTACCTATGCAGGATGAAGGTCTCCCTATGCAGAATGGAGGTCTACCTATACAGGATGGAGGTCTTGCTATGCAGGATAGAGGTCTACCAATGCCAGATGGAGGTCTACCAATGCCGGATGGAGGTCATACTATACAGGATGGAGGTCTACCAATGCCGGATGGAGGTCTACCAATGCCGGATGGAGGTCTACCTATGCATTTTGGAGGTCTTACTATACAGAATGGAGGTCTACCTATGCAGGATGGAGGTCTACCAATATTGGAAGGAGGTCTACCTATGCAGGATAGAGGTCTACCTATACAGGATGGAGGGCTACCAATGCCGGATGGAGGTCTACCTATGCCGGATGGAGGTCATACTATACAGGATGGAGGTCTACCAATGCCGGATGGAGGTCTACCAATGCCGGATGGAGGTCTACCTATGCATTTTGGAGGTCTTACTATACAGAATGGAGGTCTACCTATGCTGGATGGAGGTCTACCAATGTTGGAAGGAGGTCTACCTATGCAGGAAGGAGGTCTACCTATGCAGGATAGAGGTCTACCTATACAGGATGGAGGGCTACCAATGCCGGATGAGGTCTACCTATGCAGGTTGGAG GATAGAGGTCTACCTATACAGGATGGAGGGCTACCAATGCCGGATGGAGGTCTACCTATGCAGGATGGAGATCTACCTATGCCGGATGGAGGACTACCTATGCAGGATGGAGGTCTACCTATACAGGATGGAGGGCTACCAATGCCGGATGGAGGTCTACCTATGCAGGATGGAAGTCTACCTATGCAGGATGGAGGTCTACCTATGCAGGATGGAGGGCTACCAATGCCAGATGGAGGACTACCTATGCAGGATGGAGGTCTACCTATGCCGGATGGAGGACTACCTATGCAGGATGGAGGTCTACCTATACAGGATGGAGGGCCACCAATGCTGGATGGAGGTCTACCTATGCAGGATGGAGGGCTACCAATGACGGATGGAGGACTACCTATGCAGGATGGAGGTCTACCTATGCCGGATGGAGGTCTACCTATGCAGGATAGAGGTCTACCTATACAGGATGGAGGGCCACCAATGCCGGATGGAGGGCCACCAATGCCGGATGGAGGTCTACCTATGCAGGATGGAGGTCTACCTATGCCGGATGGAGGTCTACCTATGCAGGTTGGAGGTCTACCTATGCAGGTTGGAGGTCTATCAATGCTGAGTTGTTCTCTGGACTGTAATATACTTCTTTCTCTACCCTTTAATACCATATCCCAGTACTCTGTCTACTGCCTAGGCTGCCATGGGAACTGA